A region from the Vicia villosa cultivar HV-30 ecotype Madison, WI linkage group LG3, Vvil1.0, whole genome shotgun sequence genome encodes:
- the LOC131656318 gene encoding agamous-like MADS-box protein AGL80 → MVDEITTLCGVEACVLIYGPYDPQLEIWPSPHGVEKVLSKFKEMPEFLQSKKMLNQETFLKQRVLKVKEQLIKQMRDNREKEMTMYMFECLYAGNIVSNNTFKADLNNLSCMIDMNLKHIDRRLDNNINSQVGFEMPQLPPQASASQNGHEDEEILFRNEVNLENEFWSNLLP, encoded by the coding sequence atggttgatgaaatAACCACGCTTTGTGGAGTTGAAgcttgtgttctaatttatggccCTTATGATCCTCAACTTGAGATCTGGCCATCACCACACGGAGTCGAAAAGGTTCTCTCGAAATTCAAGGAAATGCCTGAATTTTTGCAAAGCAAAAAAATGTTGAATCAAGAGACTTTCTTGAAACAAAGGGTTTTAAAGGTTAAAGAGCAACTAATCAAACAAATGAGAGACAATAGGGAGAAAGAGATGACCATGTACATGTTCGAATGTCTCTATGCTGGAAATATTGTGTCCAACAATACATTTAAGGCTGATTTGAATAATTTGTCATGTATGATTGACATGAATTTGAAACACATTGATAGAAGGTTGGATAACAATATTAATAGTCAAGTCGGATTCGAAATGCCACAACTGCCTCCCCAGGCATCAGCATCCCAGAATGgtcatgaagatgaagaaattctGTTTCGGAATGAAGTTAATCTTGAAAATGAATTTTGGTCAAATCTACTGCCTTAA